In the genome of Candidatus Moraniibacteriota bacterium, one region contains:
- a CDS encoding glycosyltransferase family 39 protein: MKLNCRKCFAPLVIVAVLAINLALGLSRLESYSAVDEPYWTYQRTPKFWKAIAEGKWRSTNINDKPGITTAILSGAGLLTIDPLPYKGLRDNVKTDEEFQAINDINFFFRLPIFLFCLLSLPFFFILLKKLFDETTALIAFVFIGFSPILLGISLIINPDSLLWIFLPLSTLSYFVFQKSAEKKYLYASGVLLGLSLLTKYVANILYIFFFALPFLEYILSQEKPDLRTYIRQSALHYLILVSISLATFFALFPATWKHPEMVFEGTFLSKAFESTWPLFASIIALIALDAVLFKNKFTAAILHTLSRYRILFIRMVFIFFIAAILFVLLNTLNGMSLFNTDASLASPKGSGGDSSRLYIFTDTVVADLYSLMFGISPFALITLVVALVFGSTKKYITSQETKIAFFITLFILLYYVASTVNHVVATIRYQITIFPFAFILAALGIAFLLKSERLRKHSHTSLAAISAVALLSFISLFSVKPYYFAYTSSLLPEPYFVNLKDMGDGSWEAADFLNHLPNPREISIWADKGAVCAVFIGECRTGLSQKDLRDLHFDYVVVSSGRRSRTTKLSHPGSDPIDFKKAYATEETSKTFVIGNRPENFVKVIPAEQLLLGNPSSE; the protein is encoded by the coding sequence ATGAAACTCAATTGCCGAAAGTGCTTCGCGCCGCTTGTTATCGTTGCCGTACTTGCCATAAACTTAGCGCTCGGACTGTCGCGTCTCGAGTCGTATTCGGCAGTTGATGAGCCCTACTGGACATACCAGCGAACACCGAAGTTTTGGAAGGCGATCGCCGAAGGAAAATGGCGATCCACCAATATCAATGACAAACCCGGCATCACGACCGCAATCCTCTCCGGCGCCGGACTTCTTACAATAGACCCCCTTCCCTACAAGGGTCTGCGCGATAACGTAAAAACCGATGAAGAGTTTCAAGCCATAAATGATATCAACTTCTTCTTCCGTCTGCCCATTTTTCTTTTTTGTCTCCTCTCTCTCCCATTCTTTTTCATTCTTCTTAAAAAACTCTTCGATGAAACGACCGCTCTCATCGCCTTTGTTTTTATAGGATTCTCACCGATCCTCCTCGGAATCTCGCTCATTATCAACCCCGACTCGCTTCTCTGGATATTTCTTCCGCTCTCGACACTGAGCTATTTTGTTTTCCAGAAAAGCGCTGAAAAAAAGTACCTCTATGCAAGCGGAGTGCTCCTCGGACTCTCTCTTCTTACCAAATACGTCGCCAATATTCTCTATATATTCTTCTTCGCACTTCCCTTTTTGGAGTACATCCTCTCTCAGGAAAAACCGGATCTTCGAACCTACATAAGACAATCAGCTCTTCATTACCTCATCTTGGTGAGCATCTCTCTGGCGACATTCTTTGCGCTTTTCCCTGCGACATGGAAGCATCCGGAAATGGTCTTCGAAGGGACATTCCTTAGCAAGGCTTTCGAGAGCACCTGGCCGCTTTTTGCAAGCATCATTGCGCTTATTGCGCTCGACGCTGTTTTATTCAAGAACAAATTTACTGCCGCTATTTTGCACACCCTCTCACGATATCGAATACTTTTTATTCGAATGGTTTTCATATTCTTTATTGCTGCTATTCTTTTCGTCTTACTGAATACGCTCAACGGCATGAGTCTCTTCAATACCGATGCCTCGCTTGCCTCTCCGAAAGGCTCCGGAGGAGACAGCTCACGCTTGTATATTTTTACCGACACTGTCGTTGCCGATTTATATAGTCTTATGTTCGGCATTTCGCCGTTTGCGCTTATTACTCTGGTTGTAGCGCTTGTTTTTGGCTCAACAAAAAAGTATATAACGTCACAAGAAACAAAAATAGCTTTCTTTATCACGCTCTTTATCCTTCTCTACTACGTCGCGTCAACCGTCAATCACGTAGTTGCCACCATACGCTACCAAATAACCATCTTCCCTTTCGCTTTTATTCTAGCTGCTCTTGGCATTGCTTTTCTTCTCAAGTCCGAACGCCTTCGTAAGCATTCCCACACCTCCCTTGCCGCAATATCAGCGGTGGCACTTCTTTCATTCATCAGCCTTTTCTCCGTCAAGCCGTACTATTTCGCCTACACATCATCTCTTCTTCCGGAACCCTATTTCGTCAATTTGAAGGATATGGGCGATGGAAGTTGGGAAGCCGCCGACTTTCTCAACCACCTGCCAAATCCCCGCGAAATCTCCATATGGGCGGATAAGGGGGCTGTCTGCGCCGTCTTTATCGGGGAGTGCCGCACCGGACTCAGTCAGAAAGATTTGCGAGATCTCCATTTTGACTATGTCGTAGTCTCGTCCGGGCGTCGATCCAGAACCACAAAGCTTTCTCACCCCGGCAGCGATCCTATTGATTTCAAAAAAGCATATGCAACCGAAGAGACCTCAAAGACGTTCGTTATCGGCAATCGCCCGGAAAATTTTGTGAAAGTGATTCCCGCCGAGCAACTCCTTTTAGGAAACCCATCCTCGGAATAA
- a CDS encoding glycosyltransferase family 39 protein, producing MDILRQYRWTLALLAILFGAIFVRTYSLDEWLYFKMDQARDALLITDILENGPSSLPLLGPRVGAVELKSGFLRLGPIYYYFQYLAGILFHSSEPSVFAYPDVFFSIAAIPLLYAFARLYFEKRHALMVTAMYAFSFLVIQYSRFAWNPNSLQFFILLSFYGLLRFLNEERFSSKCRWLALWAVGSAIGSQLHFFGFFSLLGISGLLVLFHGRIWRKTSWQTMFHRESLRQFAVFSAIVVGIFAFFYTPVVLSDSLRGGENTRNFFEALGSKAEKKPLVEKLQKTVTENLKYSCLLLTSECYAGDVDSQENVPFIVLTATIFLVGAILAVRGLRREDNTLRRDFLALALLWIGVFVVLTEPVSFQLRPRFYIVIFAIPFLFLGFLYEFLESRFGRRVFPVSILLTLGIVALNAHGTFLWFREQAKAQTKAIPVKRTLILKTKDGVTLGQLRGAADWAYARMKPGNTLYYYVKPEHQRPIKFLLRSHGDSLLRVESLTINEDPTAQFFAITPAKNGKKDVAKKLKLSEGDCIILDSKQFGELLVSEINFPNRHISDTFKYKENKEVDREGEGDRSYWRDILPALSGEE from the coding sequence ATGGATATTCTGAGACAGTACAGATGGACTCTTGCCTTGCTCGCCATACTTTTTGGCGCTATTTTCGTGCGGACCTATTCCTTGGACGAGTGGCTCTATTTCAAGATGGACCAAGCGCGAGATGCGCTTCTGATTACCGATATTCTCGAAAATGGGCCGAGCAGTCTTCCTCTTCTCGGTCCCCGGGTCGGTGCGGTAGAACTCAAGAGCGGGTTTCTGCGCCTGGGTCCCATATACTACTACTTTCAGTATCTTGCCGGCATCTTGTTCCATTCGTCGGAGCCATCGGTTTTTGCGTATCCGGATGTATTCTTCTCAATCGCGGCGATTCCTCTCCTGTACGCGTTTGCCCGCCTTTACTTTGAGAAACGCCATGCGCTCATGGTAACGGCGATGTACGCTTTCTCGTTTCTGGTGATTCAATACTCTCGCTTTGCATGGAATCCAAACTCGTTGCAATTTTTCATTCTATTGAGTTTCTATGGACTCCTGCGATTTCTCAATGAGGAGCGATTTTCATCAAAATGCCGCTGGCTAGCTCTTTGGGCTGTTGGCAGTGCTATCGGTTCACAACTCCATTTTTTCGGATTTTTTAGTTTACTGGGTATTTCAGGACTCCTCGTGCTCTTTCATGGGCGCATTTGGAGGAAAACATCCTGGCAGACAATGTTTCACAGAGAATCCCTTCGACAGTTCGCCGTATTCTCAGCTATAGTTGTCGGGATATTCGCTTTTTTCTACACGCCGGTTGTATTGAGTGACAGTCTTCGCGGCGGAGAAAATACCAGGAACTTCTTTGAAGCGCTCGGATCGAAAGCGGAAAAGAAACCCCTTGTTGAGAAACTTCAGAAGACGGTGACAGAAAATCTGAAGTATTCCTGCCTGTTGCTCACATCGGAATGTTATGCCGGCGACGTCGATTCTCAAGAGAATGTGCCATTTATTGTTCTCACGGCCACGATATTTCTTGTCGGAGCGATATTGGCAGTTCGAGGACTGAGAAGGGAGGATAATACTCTCCGCCGTGATTTTCTAGCGCTTGCACTTCTCTGGATCGGCGTTTTTGTCGTGCTCACGGAACCGGTTTCCTTTCAGCTTCGACCGCGCTTCTACATTGTGATTTTTGCGATCCCGTTTCTTTTTCTGGGATTTCTCTATGAATTTCTTGAAAGTCGATTTGGCAGGCGAGTGTTTCCCGTATCGATTTTACTGACACTAGGTATCGTAGCGCTCAATGCTCATGGCACATTCCTGTGGTTTAGAGAACAGGCGAAGGCGCAAACGAAAGCGATCCCGGTAAAGCGGACTCTTATTTTAAAAACCAAGGATGGCGTAACACTCGGGCAACTGCGAGGTGCGGCGGACTGGGCATATGCTCGCATGAAACCAGGAAATACGCTCTACTATTATGTGAAACCGGAGCATCAGCGCCCGATCAAGTTTCTTTTGCGCTCGCATGGAGACAGCTTGCTTCGCGTCGAATCGCTTACGATAAATGAGGATCCGACGGCGCAATTTTTCGCAATCACGCCAGCAAAGAACGGCAAGAAAGATGTTGCCAAAAAACTGAAGTTGTCCGAAGGAGACTGTATCATTCTTGATTCAAAACAATTCGGTGAGCTTCTGGTATCGGAGATAAACTTCCCAAATCGTCATATTTCCGATACGTTCAAATATAAAGAGAATAAAGAGGTTGATCGGGAAGGCGAGGGCGACCGAAGTTATTGGAGGGATATTCTCCCGGCACTGTCCGGGGAAGAGTAA
- a CDS encoding glycosyltransferase family 39 protein yields MFRKPSAFRTAWILCGIVVVGIFIRTYHFREWLHFGSDQARDVMLVGDVVHGVEPWPLLGMEAGNTRFDLGPVYYYFQIASAHIFGVRPDTLAYPDLLFSILTIPLAFFLFRKLFETNLSLALTGLYSISFYIVEYSRFAWNPNMIPFFVGLFLLSLTEFMEADEKTKWRWIFALGIAIGIGVQLHTILLFLFPAMLLGMFLIFSKKNIGAIVRLVSIVAIAFALNIPQAISEVQTHGKNTKLFFKALTDRSGSGSSQFAESLKTDILCHAQANSHMLSALGHHGNCNFLSLIDHPERFSGGFSLLLAYGSIMLSVIFSAIGYGLLAFLVFTEADPKRRKFLLVIFIYTGLSFLILFSVIIGAPLRYFIHATFIPFILLGLILVRIRKYSFPFARTVVWAVIATSALLNVRAIGIEASQLASGTRGNPGFVVLGEAERMVDYMRERSGSWTEANLAGGTAYFSTYYKPLKYIAAQKGLDIHLAKRKRPPVSEIPYFFVYRPSDRRDPSFAKGYDVLDYRDFGQIGIYHLQSVKYRVQE; encoded by the coding sequence ATGTTTCGGAAGCCCTCAGCATTTCGAACTGCTTGGATTCTCTGTGGTATTGTGGTGGTCGGCATATTTATCCGCACATATCACTTTCGGGAGTGGCTTCACTTCGGATCGGATCAGGCTCGTGATGTTATGCTGGTGGGCGACGTGGTGCATGGAGTGGAGCCTTGGCCACTGCTTGGTATGGAGGCGGGAAATACCCGGTTTGATCTCGGTCCCGTCTACTACTATTTCCAAATAGCATCGGCGCATATCTTTGGTGTGCGCCCCGATACGCTGGCCTATCCGGATCTTTTGTTTTCCATTCTGACGATTCCGCTCGCTTTCTTCTTGTTCCGAAAACTCTTTGAGACGAATCTCTCACTTGCACTTACCGGGCTTTACTCGATTTCTTTTTACATAGTCGAGTATTCCCGCTTTGCATGGAATCCGAATATGATCCCATTTTTTGTCGGGCTTTTCCTGCTTTCTCTCACAGAGTTCATGGAAGCGGACGAGAAGACCAAGTGGCGATGGATATTCGCACTCGGCATAGCGATCGGTATCGGAGTGCAGCTGCATACGATATTACTCTTCTTGTTCCCGGCAATGCTGCTTGGCATGTTCCTTATCTTTTCGAAAAAGAATATTGGGGCCATAGTGCGTCTCGTCAGCATTGTCGCCATAGCTTTCGCACTGAATATTCCTCAAGCTATCAGTGAAGTTCAGACTCATGGAAAAAATACCAAACTCTTCTTCAAGGCGCTCACTGATCGTTCGGGAAGTGGCAGCTCGCAATTTGCAGAAAGTCTCAAAACAGATATCCTCTGTCATGCACAGGCAAATTCACATATGCTTTCGGCACTTGGACATCACGGTAATTGCAATTTTCTCTCCCTCATTGACCATCCGGAGAGATTCTCAGGCGGTTTCTCTTTACTGCTTGCATATGGCAGCATCATGCTCAGTGTCATCTTTTCTGCGATAGGATATGGACTGCTAGCATTCCTTGTTTTCACTGAGGCGGATCCGAAGCGACGGAAATTTCTTCTCGTTATTTTCATCTATACGGGACTTTCATTTCTCATTCTTTTTTCAGTTATCATAGGAGCGCCGCTTCGGTATTTTATTCATGCGACGTTCATTCCTTTTATTCTGCTTGGATTGATTCTTGTGCGGATTCGGAAGTATTCTTTTCCTTTTGCTCGAACAGTTGTTTGGGCAGTTATTGCCACGTCAGCACTGCTCAATGTCCGAGCGATTGGCATTGAGGCGTCTCAACTTGCATCGGGGACGCGTGGAAATCCGGGATTTGTCGTGCTTGGTGAAGCGGAACGCATGGTAGACTATATGAGAGAGCGTTCCGGATCATGGACGGAGGCGAATCTTGCCGGAGGGACGGCTTACTTTTCAACGTATTATAAACCGCTCAAATATATTGCCGCACAGAAAGGTCTTGATATTCATCTGGCCAAGCGAAAGCGGCCTCCGGTTTCGGAAATCCCTTATTTCTTCGTCTACCGGCCCTCTGATCGAAGAGACCCGTCTTTTGCCAAAGGATATGATGTGCTTGATTATCGAGATTTCGGGCAGATAGGCATATATCACTTGCAAAGCGTGAAGTACCGAGTGCAAGAATGA
- a CDS encoding glycosyltransferase family 39 protein — protein MNSFVSTFRKISPSVFVLAAIFIIGIFLRTFYFHDWLRFNADQSRDAGIVSDVVEGKTPAPLLGPKAGGTEFRLGSAFYIFQIASASLFGNRPDTMAYPDLISSLLAIPLLYAFLRLYFERKTALFLTALFAVSFYGVKYSRFAWNPNSLPFWTLLFFFSLHRLLAFPEKAGVVWSIILGVALGVGVQLHTLTLILFPIAAALTFGYLAFLRRERLGRVFLVVSTVAVLLNAGQILSEIRTGGENLSAFFSGIDAKEEKGSGFSKNIVKDSVCFVQGSVYILTSHEISDTCDTKSIRNGSNGIFFAGGILLFFGGIALAFRAFYREREASKRYFLIINMAFLLLSFLLFIPLANEISMRFFLVTVFLPFILLGLWFNLFVEVFPRWAFVGIAAISSILILANVYAVQQSFSEYASYLDKHSEAGMDNVLLREVEEAADFIVSRSGDSNTVSLGGDSRYLFKALKSIRYFTEKQGIDIIQQKNGKTDTFPQFIVDNTKHADDFLKENPDVIDWKTIGRFTLFQVRR, from the coding sequence ATGAATTCTTTTGTCAGTACATTTCGGAAAATTTCCCCATCCGTATTCGTCCTCGCGGCGATTTTCATCATCGGAATATTTTTGCGCACGTTTTATTTTCATGATTGGCTTCGATTCAATGCCGATCAGTCAAGGGATGCCGGTATTGTGAGCGATGTTGTTGAAGGGAAAACGCCGGCTCCGCTCCTCGGTCCGAAAGCTGGCGGAACAGAGTTTCGTCTCGGGTCGGCATTTTATATTTTTCAAATTGCTTCTGCGAGTCTCTTCGGAAATCGGCCTGACACAATGGCGTATCCTGACCTCATAAGTTCTCTTCTTGCCATCCCGCTTCTCTACGCTTTCCTGCGTCTGTATTTCGAGAGAAAGACTGCGCTCTTCCTGACAGCTCTCTTTGCGGTTTCTTTCTATGGAGTGAAGTATTCTCGCTTTGCGTGGAATCCGAATTCATTGCCTTTCTGGACGCTGCTCTTTTTCTTTTCTTTGCATCGTCTTCTGGCATTTCCGGAAAAGGCCGGGGTGGTATGGAGCATCATTTTGGGAGTCGCGCTGGGTGTCGGTGTTCAATTGCACACGTTGACGCTCATATTGTTTCCTATAGCGGCCGCACTTACATTCGGATATCTCGCATTCTTACGAAGAGAACGTCTCGGAAGAGTATTCCTGGTAGTCTCAACAGTGGCTGTTCTCCTGAATGCCGGACAGATACTGAGTGAGATTCGAACGGGCGGAGAAAATCTGTCGGCATTCTTTTCCGGGATTGATGCAAAAGAAGAGAAAGGATCCGGTTTTTCAAAGAACATCGTAAAAGACTCGGTTTGTTTCGTTCAGGGAAGCGTGTATATCCTAACTTCGCACGAGATTTCCGACACTTGCGATACGAAATCTATCAGAAATGGCTCTAATGGAATATTTTTTGCCGGAGGCATTCTTCTTTTCTTTGGCGGGATAGCACTTGCTTTTCGGGCATTTTATCGTGAGCGAGAGGCGTCAAAACGATATTTTCTTATAATAAACATGGCGTTTCTTTTACTTTCATTTCTTTTGTTCATTCCGCTTGCCAATGAAATATCAATGCGATTCTTCCTCGTGACCGTATTTCTGCCCTTTATATTGCTCGGTCTCTGGTTTAACCTCTTTGTCGAGGTCTTTCCGCGTTGGGCATTTGTCGGAATAGCGGCTATTTCATCGATATTGATACTCGCCAATGTATATGCGGTACAGCAATCCTTTTCCGAATATGCCTCATACTTGGACAAACATTCCGAAGCGGGGATGGACAATGTCTTGCTTCGTGAAGTCGAAGAAGCTGCGGATTTTATCGTCAGCCGTTCGGGAGATTCGAATACAGTCTCGCTTGGAGGAGATTCGAGATATCTTTTCAAGGCATTGAAATCTATTCGGTACTTTACGGAAAAGCAGGGAATCGATATTATCCAACAGAAGAATGGAAAAACAGATACTTTTCCTCAATTTATTGTTGACAACACAAAGCATGCCGATGATTTCCTCAAAGAAAACCCCGATGTGATAGACTGGAAAACAATCGGACGGTTTACTCTTTTCCAAGTACGTAGATGA
- a CDS encoding ChbG/HpnK family deacetylase yields MKKQSNMIFAADDFGISQKANERILKLAEAGVLDRVAVMTKGGATKESLDRLARSAVKIDLHAELRDDIDPNRKLAAGAFRRTLTFMKNLFFGENRPAQVAARWEAQILDFHSMFGKYPDGLNSHEHTHFFPPYFKHALYLARKYHISFIRFGRESFPGGAAVSYILNTLRLVDKRSFSRANIASSDIMVSFDWIRSLDVLKGYPKEKSIEILFHPERDEEMIFLEENFLEK; encoded by the coding sequence ATGAAGAAGCAGTCAAACATGATCTTTGCCGCAGATGATTTCGGCATTAGTCAAAAAGCGAATGAGCGAATCTTGAAGCTTGCCGAGGCGGGAGTGCTTGATCGTGTAGCCGTTATGACAAAGGGAGGTGCAACCAAAGAATCTTTGGATCGTCTCGCGAGATCGGCCGTAAAAATCGATCTTCATGCCGAGCTTCGCGATGATATCGACCCCAATAGAAAACTTGCTGCGGGTGCATTCCGAAGAACTCTCACATTTATGAAGAACCTCTTTTTCGGAGAGAACCGACCGGCTCAGGTTGCTGCTCGCTGGGAAGCGCAGATTCTCGATTTCCATTCCATGTTTGGAAAGTATCCCGACGGATTGAACTCGCATGAACACACTCATTTCTTCCCGCCATACTTCAAGCATGCTCTCTATTTAGCGCGGAAATATCACATCTCGTTTATTCGATTTGGGAGAGAATCATTTCCGGGAGGCGCAGCGGTTTCATATATTCTCAATACGCTTCGGCTGGTAGATAAGAGGTCATTCTCTCGAGCGAACATTGCCTCATCGGATATAATGGTCAGTTTCGATTGGATAAGATCACTCGATGTTCTCAAAGGATATCCGAAAGAAAAATCCATTGAAATATTGTTTCACCCCGAGCGTGATGAAGAGATGATTTTTTTGGAAGAAAATTTTCTTGAGAAGTGA
- a CDS encoding glycosyltransferase family 39 protein, translated as MSVWKIWQEKIRSRKRIQYILLASIVVLGLFLRTFHFQSWMEFSPDQARDAALIDDVLSGEKSLPFLGAESGNTGFKLGPIAYHWQYLSSLLFGSEPYNLAYPDLLFSIFAIPLFFLLMRKYFAAEISLVLTFFMSSSFFLVKYARFAWNPNAAPFFSALFLFSLLEVLDPKRKDKLLWPALLGISMGIAIQLHTLFIFILPAVAGVGFLIWIKRRLFSWRGLVLFVACFLVMNWAQIYRDANHNYSNVNRFLKAITKTSSGDGENMLLRNMDEATACEVQSSAYIVSSWGNLGKCEVWESVLRPHDTELRITFILGFILVFGGYVLLGYYWQREDNDRRRDFLFFAGLYALVAFIMSVPIITQVSTRYYITSFFIPFVLLGLWMKFLGGQSGRISVIFKILLLALIIILVAGNTRSIVSWSEKLAHGSASDSKTVFYTEVRDMMSYMEESLPQQSIGLLGNNDYMSRFLKPLNYFAVRDSIELLDLSNKHRDPEGRFFYIGGVIPESELLTQSTYKGYIIESYRLFGQVMILMLRTKE; from the coding sequence ATGAGTGTCTGGAAAATATGGCAGGAAAAAATACGAAGCAGAAAGCGTATCCAATATATACTCCTCGCCAGTATTGTTGTGCTTGGCCTGTTTCTTCGAACTTTCCACTTTCAATCATGGATGGAGTTCTCTCCGGATCAGGCGCGCGATGCAGCACTTATCGATGATGTTCTCTCCGGAGAGAAGTCACTGCCGTTTCTCGGTGCCGAATCCGGAAACACAGGATTCAAGCTTGGCCCGATAGCGTATCACTGGCAGTATCTTTCCAGCCTGCTTTTCGGGTCCGAACCGTACAATTTGGCATATCCGGATCTCCTCTTTTCGATATTTGCCATCCCTTTGTTTTTCTTGTTGATGCGGAAGTACTTTGCCGCTGAAATATCGCTCGTGCTTACTTTCTTCATGAGCTCATCGTTTTTTCTTGTGAAATACGCTCGCTTCGCTTGGAATCCGAATGCCGCCCCATTTTTCTCAGCTCTCTTTCTCTTTTCGCTTCTTGAGGTGCTTGATCCCAAGAGGAAGGACAAGCTTCTCTGGCCGGCACTTTTGGGTATTTCAATGGGAATTGCCATTCAATTGCATACGCTCTTCATATTTATTCTTCCAGCTGTTGCCGGTGTCGGGTTTCTTATTTGGATCAAACGCAGACTCTTCTCATGGCGAGGACTCGTACTGTTTGTTGCATGCTTCCTGGTTATGAATTGGGCGCAGATATATCGCGATGCAAATCACAACTATTCGAATGTCAACCGCTTCCTCAAAGCTATTACAAAGACGTCATCAGGAGATGGCGAAAACATGTTGCTGAGAAATATGGATGAAGCAACTGCTTGTGAGGTGCAATCAAGCGCCTACATTGTTTCGTCATGGGGAAACCTTGGGAAATGCGAAGTCTGGGAATCTGTCTTGCGTCCACATGATACGGAGTTGCGAATAACTTTTATTCTTGGATTTATCCTGGTCTTTGGCGGGTATGTACTGCTCGGTTATTACTGGCAGCGGGAAGATAATGATAGACGGCGAGACTTTCTTTTCTTTGCGGGACTTTACGCTCTGGTTGCTTTCATAATGAGTGTTCCCATAATCACACAAGTTTCCACGCGTTACTATATTACTTCTTTTTTCATTCCGTTTGTTCTCCTCGGGCTATGGATGAAATTCCTTGGAGGGCAATCGGGAAGAATCAGTGTGATATTCAAGATACTACTGCTCGCCTTGATAATCATTCTTGTCGCGGGCAATACACGTTCAATTGTCTCATGGTCGGAAAAGCTCGCTCACGGTTCGGCAAGTGACTCGAAAACCGTATTTTATACCGAGGTACGAGATATGATGAGTTATATGGAAGAATCCTTGCCTCAACAAAGTATCGGCCTCCTTGGAAACAATGACTATATGTCTCGATTCTTGAAACCACTCAATTACTTCGCCGTGCGCGACAGCATCGAATTGCTTGACCTTTCCAATAAACACCGGGATCCGGAGGGAAGATTCTTCTACATAGGCGGCGTCATCCCCGAATCAGAACTGCTTACACAATCAACATACAAAGGGTACATCATTGAGAGTTATCGATTGTTTGGTCAGGTTATGATATTGATGCTTCGAACAAAAGAATGA
- a CDS encoding glycoside hydrolase family 28 protein — protein MANKKQLLTVVALSISALFLIGGALFFKINFIAHKKNDTLSKEAARETVKGVDSNTLTIPQTLSLSEPVFPDRVCNIMDFGAIGDGQTMNTDAFREAIAECSRLGGGKIVVPKGEWLTGPIVLQNNIWLFLEQDSEILFSAQKNDYLPVVRSRFEGVEYYNYSPPLSARNAKNIAITGKGTLNGQAEKSWWTSVDDPRVAASMMELYTMGQNGTPINDRVFGGEKGLRPAFIEFFECQTVLIEGVTFVNGPMWTIHPLYSDTLTIRDVSIRTHDGRNTDGIVVDSSQNVVIEGSKFSTGDDAIAIKSGRDNDGMRVGRPSKNILIKNCAVEEAHAAIAIGSEVSGGIQDVFVDTMHVKEADFGIRMKSSPGRGASVHTIRIQNMNIESARIAAIELDQMTGEAVSVGTDLTDFSDIRIANIRCDWTRKPFLLNGAAENPPYDIELNNLSLSASGTALLKNVQQILLKDITFASSRKGKEAGLEVIDSKDIVIDQINLPKERMLCAKGCTYR, from the coding sequence ATGGCAAATAAAAAACAACTTCTCACTGTAGTGGCACTCTCCATCTCTGCACTCTTCCTAATTGGCGGAGCACTTTTCTTCAAGATCAATTTCATCGCTCACAAAAAGAATGACACGCTTTCGAAAGAAGCTGCGCGTGAGACAGTGAAGGGTGTTGATAGCAATACTCTGACAATCCCACAAACACTCTCTCTTTCGGAGCCTGTATTCCCCGATAGAGTATGCAATATCATGGATTTCGGGGCAATCGGAGATGGACAAACCATGAATACCGATGCTTTCCGAGAAGCTATTGCGGAATGCTCTCGACTCGGTGGCGGAAAGATAGTTGTTCCGAAAGGGGAATGGTTGACTGGTCCGATTGTTTTGCAGAACAATATATGGCTTTTCCTCGAACAGGATTCTGAGATCCTTTTTAGTGCTCAGAAAAACGATTACCTTCCTGTTGTCCGTTCGCGATTCGAAGGTGTTGAATACTACAATTATTCCCCGCCCCTCTCCGCGAGAAACGCGAAGAACATTGCAATTACCGGAAAGGGGACGCTGAACGGGCAAGCAGAGAAGTCATGGTGGACATCGGTGGATGATCCGAGAGTGGCGGCCTCTATGATGGAACTGTACACAATGGGGCAAAACGGCACCCCTATTAACGATCGGGTCTTTGGAGGAGAGAAGGGGCTACGGCCGGCATTTATAGAGTTTTTCGAGTGTCAGACGGTGCTTATTGAGGGCGTTACTTTTGTAAACGGCCCCATGTGGACGATTCACCCGCTCTATAGCGATACCCTCACTATTCGCGATGTTTCTATTCGAACGCATGATGGAAGAAATACGGACGGAATCGTCGTAGATTCTTCGCAAAACGTCGTCATCGAAGGCTCAAAATTTTCTACAGGAGACGATGCTATTGCCATAAAATCAGGGAGAGACAACGATGGGATGCGCGTCGGGAGGCCATCAAAGAATATCCTCATAAAGAACTGTGCCGTTGAAGAGGCTCATGCAGCCATAGCTATTGGCAGCGAGGTTTCCGGCGGGATACAAGATGTTTTTGTAGATACGATGCATGTGAAAGAAGCTGATTTCGGCATTCGTATGAAATCGAGTCCCGGGAGAGGTGCTTCTGTCCATACGATCCGAATTCAAAATATGAACATTGAAAGTGCGCGGATTGCCGCAATCGAACTCGACCAGATGACTGGCGAAGCCGTATCAGTCGGGACGGATCTCACAGACTTTAGCGATATTCGTATTGCAAATATACGGTGCGATTGGACCAGAAAGCCCTTTCTACTGAATGGAGCCGCTGAAAACCCTCCGTACGACATAGAACTGAACAATCTTTCACTCTCCGCAAGCGGAACAGCGCTCCTGAAAAATGTTCAACAAATACTCCTTAAAGATATCACTTTCGCATCCTCAAGAAAGGGGAAGGAAGCCGGTCTTGAGGTGATTGACAGCAAAGATATCGTCATTGACCAAATAAACCTTCCGAAAGAAAGGATGCTCTGTGCAAAGGGATGTACTTACCGGTAG